A genomic segment from Candidatus Viadribacter manganicus encodes:
- the rplV gene encoding 50S ribosomal protein L22: protein MIAASEKQRTPEGKNRRREASNEAKAILRTLRISPQKLNLVAQSIRGLSAEKAVNELRFSQKRIAKDVLKCLKSAIDNAENNHGLDVDGLVVAQAHVGKNITMKRMHTRARGRGVRIEKMFSQLTIVLRDTTKQPEKAEAA, encoded by the coding sequence ATGATCGCCGCCTCAGAAAAGCAGCGCACGCCGGAGGGCAAGAATCGCCGCCGCGAAGCTTCGAACGAAGCGAAGGCGATTCTGCGCACGCTCCGCATCAGCCCGCAAAAGCTGAATTTGGTCGCTCAGTCGATCCGTGGTCTCTCGGCTGAGAAGGCCGTGAACGAGCTGCGCTTTAGCCAAAAGCGCATCGCCAAGGACGTGCTGAAGTGCCTGAAGTCGGCGATCGATAACGCCGAAAACAATCACGGCCTCGACGTCGACGGTCTTGTGGTTGCGCAAGCGCACGTCGGCAAGAACATCACGATGAAGCGCATGCACACGCGCGCTCGTGGTCGCGGCGTTCGCATCGAAAAAATGTTCTCTCAACTCACCATCGTGCTGCGCGATACGACCAAGCAGCCCGAAAAAGCTGAGGCCGCCTAA
- a CDS encoding GNAT family N-acetyltransferase, translated as MIIRQLQVGDLTAYRELHRFGIVESPNGFVDVAATDAARPDDDVTQMLARGEGWGAFDGDRLVGKLTIDALPYPSLAHTFWIHAVYVHPDARGKGASGKLIRAAIESAQSKGARRIALWVNGVNPHARGLYERMGFRQTGHIPGGIQIDGAYVDDVLMSLELPA; from the coding sequence GTGATCATCCGCCAACTCCAGGTGGGCGATCTCACCGCCTACAGAGAGCTCCACCGTTTCGGGATAGTTGAATCGCCGAACGGTTTTGTCGATGTCGCGGCTACCGATGCGGCGCGTCCCGACGATGACGTCACGCAGATGCTCGCGCGCGGTGAGGGATGGGGCGCGTTCGACGGCGATCGCTTGGTTGGCAAACTCACTATTGATGCGCTGCCTTATCCCTCGCTCGCGCACACGTTTTGGATTCACGCCGTCTATGTTCACCCGGACGCGCGCGGTAAAGGCGCGAGTGGAAAACTCATCCGCGCGGCAATCGAAAGCGCACAGAGCAAAGGGGCGCGCCGCATCGCGCTCTGGGTCAACGGTGTGAACCCGCACGCGCGCGGACTCTACGAACGTATGGGCTTCCGTCAGACCGGGCACATTCCCGGCGGTATTCAGATTGACGGCGCTTACGTCGATGACGTGCTCATGAGCCTCGAATTGCCGGCATGA
- the rplP gene encoding 50S ribosomal protein L16: protein MMQPKKTKFRRAHKGRIKGNTKGGSALNFGQFGLKALEPNRVNAREIEAARRAITREMKRQGRVWIRIFPDVPVSQKPVEVRMGKGKGAVEFWAARVAPGRIMFEIDGVPETVARESLRLGAAKLSVRTKIVARIEGL from the coding sequence ATGATGCAGCCGAAGAAAACCAAGTTCCGGCGTGCCCATAAGGGCCGCATCAAAGGGAACACCAAGGGTGGCAGCGCTCTCAACTTTGGCCAGTTTGGCCTGAAGGCGCTTGAACCGAACCGCGTCAACGCGCGTGAGATCGAAGCTGCTCGTCGCGCCATCACGCGCGAAATGAAGCGCCAAGGTCGCGTGTGGATCCGAATCTTCCCGGACGTGCCGGTTTCGCAAAAGCCGGTCGAAGTCCGCATGGGTAAGGGCAAGGGCGCGGTTGAGTTTTGGGCCGCGCGCGTCGCGCCTGGCCGGATCATGTTCGAAATCGACGGCGTGCCGGAAACGGTTGCGCGAGAGTCGCTGCGTCTCGGCGCCGCGAAGCTGTCGGTTCGCACCAAGATCGTCGCTCGGATTGAGGGCCTCTGA
- the rpmC gene encoding 50S ribosomal protein L29 has product MASQDVKSVREKDAAALKDELSSLKKEQFNLRFQQATGQLEKSSRIREVRRAIARTKTVLREKSPKAKV; this is encoded by the coding sequence ATGGCAAGCCAAGACGTCAAATCCGTCCGTGAAAAGGACGCCGCCGCTCTGAAGGACGAACTCTCCTCGCTGAAGAAGGAGCAGTTCAACCTGCGCTTCCAGCAAGCGACCGGCCAACTCGAAAAGTCCTCGCGCATCCGCGAAGTTCGTCGCGCTATCGCGCGCACGAAGACGGTGCTGCGTGAGAAGTCACCGAAAGCGAAAGTTTAA
- the rplD gene encoding 50S ribosomal protein L4: MKLNIQTLDAKAAGSIDLDDAIFGIKEVRADILQRMVKYQLAKRRAGTHKTQSRGEVSVTHSKLYKQKGTGQARHGAKNAPIFRGGGHAHNRLPRDYTHDLTKKFRALALRHALSAKANAGDIVVIDALTVKDGKTSALKKSLSNLKLEKALFIAGAEVDAGVARAARNIPYIDVLPNAGLNVYDILRAEKLVLTQDAVNAIHERFKDKAGKAEAAPKNRAAKKTEAEGAAA, translated from the coding sequence ATGAAACTCAATATCCAAACTCTTGACGCCAAGGCGGCCGGATCGATCGATCTGGACGACGCCATTTTTGGCATCAAGGAAGTCCGCGCCGACATCCTGCAGCGTATGGTGAAGTATCAACTCGCCAAGCGCCGCGCCGGCACCCACAAGACGCAATCTCGCGGTGAGGTCTCGGTCACGCACTCTAAGCTTTATAAGCAAAAGGGCACTGGCCAAGCGCGTCACGGCGCGAAGAACGCCCCGATCTTCCGCGGCGGTGGTCACGCCCACAATCGTCTGCCGCGCGATTATACGCACGATCTGACGAAGAAGTTCCGTGCGCTTGCTCTGCGTCACGCCCTCTCCGCCAAGGCGAATGCCGGCGATATCGTCGTGATCGACGCGTTGACGGTGAAGGACGGCAAGACCTCGGCGCTCAAGAAGTCGCTGAGCAATCTGAAGCTGGAGAAGGCGTTGTTCATTGCTGGCGCCGAAGTCGACGCCGGTGTTGCTCGCGCCGCCCGCAACATTCCGTACATCGACGTTCTGCCGAACGCCGGTCTCAACGTTTACGACATCCTGCGCGCCGAAAAGCTGGTGCTGACACAAGACGCCGTGAACGCGATCCACGAGCGTTTCAAGGACAAGGCCGGTAAGGCCGAAGCTGCGCCGAAGAACCGCGCTGCGAAGAAAACCGAAGCTGAAGGGGCCGCGGCATGA
- the rpsS gene encoding 30S ribosomal protein S19, with protein MPRSVWKGPFVDGYLIAKAEKAAGSGRREQIKTWSRRSTIMPQFVGLTFQVHNGKQFTPVLVSEDMVGHKLGEFAPTRNYFGHGADKKAKRK; from the coding sequence ATGCCGCGTTCTGTTTGGAAAGGCCCGTTCGTCGACGGTTATCTCATCGCCAAGGCCGAAAAGGCTGCAGGCTCAGGCCGTCGTGAGCAGATCAAAACCTGGTCGCGCCGCTCCACCATCATGCCGCAATTCGTCGGCCTCACGTTCCAAGTTCACAACGGCAAGCAATTCACGCCGGTGCTCGTGAGCGAAGACATGGTCGGCCACAAGCTCGGCGAGTTCGCGCCGACGCGGAACTATTTCGGCCACGGCGCCGATAAGAAGGCGAAGAGGAAGTAA
- a CDS encoding GIN domain-containing protein: protein MERFVFVLAIAVAILFGLGAMFGGPNWSNFSIHVGDDDGGRGTAAIIATSPGSMPAEAFAGGDLRIRNVAAVVAIIPEDRQDYSVEIDNTAGVLPMPTVATDDGRVVIDGQLRGRVRGCGDAGSASVRGYGDGEFDAAELPRITIRTPRALQLDRSGAGSTDIGATQSLSLEVNGCSTTTVADVAGDLSMDIAGSGNVNTGAAQSLDADVAGSADVVTGAIASGAAIDLAGSGSVTMASLTGELNSDAAGSGVVTVRGGAITIASIDLAGSGDVSIAATVQDLNVSIVGSGSVDVTAPVVNIDAEIAGSGSVSAPAASGSVRQEVFGSGEVSVGQ, encoded by the coding sequence ATGGAACGGTTTGTGTTCGTATTGGCGATCGCTGTAGCGATCCTCTTTGGCCTCGGCGCCATGTTTGGCGGCCCGAACTGGTCCAATTTCAGTATCCACGTCGGCGATGATGACGGCGGGCGCGGGACGGCCGCGATCATAGCCACCAGCCCCGGCTCGATGCCCGCTGAGGCGTTCGCCGGCGGCGATCTTCGTATTCGCAACGTTGCGGCCGTAGTTGCGATTATCCCTGAGGATCGCCAGGATTACTCAGTCGAGATCGACAATACGGCCGGTGTCCTGCCGATGCCGACGGTCGCCACGGACGATGGCCGTGTGGTGATTGACGGCCAATTGCGCGGCCGGGTTCGTGGTTGCGGCGATGCGGGTTCCGCCAGTGTTCGGGGGTATGGGGATGGCGAATTCGACGCCGCCGAACTCCCCCGCATCACAATACGGACACCGCGCGCGCTTCAACTCGACCGTAGTGGCGCCGGCTCGACCGACATCGGCGCGACTCAATCTCTCTCACTTGAGGTAAATGGTTGCAGTACGACCACGGTGGCCGACGTGGCGGGCGACCTTTCCATGGACATCGCCGGTTCAGGCAACGTCAACACAGGCGCGGCCCAAAGCCTCGACGCGGACGTAGCCGGATCAGCTGACGTGGTTACCGGAGCAATTGCAAGTGGCGCCGCCATAGATCTCGCGGGCTCGGGCTCGGTCACGATGGCCTCGTTGACGGGCGAGCTGAATTCGGACGCCGCCGGTTCGGGCGTTGTTACAGTGCGCGGTGGCGCGATCACGATCGCAAGTATCGACCTTGCCGGCTCCGGCGATGTGTCGATTGCAGCGACGGTTCAAGATCTGAACGTATCGATCGTGGGCTCGGGCAGCGTCGACGTAACCGCCCCAGTCGTCAATATTGACGCGGAAATCGCAGGTTCTGGCAGCGTTTCCGCCCCAGCCGCATCCGGCTCTGTCCGGCAGGAGGTTTTTGGCTCCGGCGAGGTATCCGTAGGCCAATGA
- the rplB gene encoding 50S ribosomal protein L2: MALKTFRPTSPGRRQLVIVDRAELHKGKPVKALTEGLTKSGGRNNVGRVTAFRTGGGHKRTYRKIDFKRRKWGVEAKVERLEYDPNRTAWIALIKYTDGEVAYIIAPQRLKVGDTVVANERVDVKPGNAMPLKSIPVGTIVHNIELKPLKGAQMARSAGTYAQVVGRDAGFAQLRMASGEVRMVQDVCMATIGAVSNPDNMNEVWGKAGRTKWLGRKPSVRGVAMNPVDHPHGGGEGKTSGGRHPVTPWGKKTRGPKTRKTKPSDRLIIRRRHSKKVS, encoded by the coding sequence ATGGCGTTGAAGACTTTCCGCCCGACCTCACCGGGTCGCCGTCAGCTCGTGATCGTTGATCGCGCTGAGCTGCACAAGGGCAAGCCGGTAAAGGCGTTGACCGAAGGCCTGACGAAGTCCGGCGGTCGCAACAACGTTGGCCGCGTGACGGCTTTCCGCACCGGTGGCGGCCACAAGCGCACCTACCGCAAGATCGACTTTAAGCGTCGTAAGTGGGGCGTTGAAGCGAAGGTCGAGCGTCTTGAGTACGATCCGAACCGTACGGCTTGGATCGCCCTCATCAAGTACACCGACGGTGAAGTGGCCTACATCATCGCGCCGCAACGCTTGAAGGTCGGCGACACGGTCGTCGCCAACGAGCGCGTGGACGTGAAGCCCGGCAACGCGATGCCGTTGAAGTCGATTCCGGTCGGCACAATCGTTCACAACATCGAGTTGAAGCCGTTGAAGGGCGCCCAAATGGCGCGCTCGGCCGGCACCTACGCTCAAGTCGTTGGCCGTGATGCTGGCTTCGCCCAGCTCCGCATGGCTTCCGGCGAAGTGCGTATGGTTCAGGACGTTTGCATGGCCACGATCGGCGCTGTGTCGAACCCCGACAACATGAACGAAGTCTGGGGCAAGGCTGGCCGCACGAAGTGGCTTGGCCGCAAGCCCAGCGTTCGCGGCGTCGCCATGAACCCGGTCGATCACCCCCACGGTGGTGGTGAAGGCAAAACCTCAGGCGGCCGTCACCCGGTCACGCCTTGGGGCAAGAAAACCCGCGGTCCGAAGACCCGCAAAACCAAGCCGTCGGATCGTCTGATCATCCGTCGTCGTCACTCGAAGAAAGTGAGCTAA
- the rplC gene encoding 50S ribosomal protein L3 → MAQEQSRRTGVIARKVGMMRVFGEDNAHIPVTVLDLAGCQVVGRRTVNAEEYKNSAGEAVALKPKKSRKNDKGGAPAREAKGDGYNAVQLAAGATKAKNKTAAERGQFARAKVEPKAVVREFRVSEDNLLPVGALISAEHFVPGQKVDVAGISVGKGFAGAMKRWNFGGLRATHGVSVSHRSHGSTGQRQDPGKVFKGKKMAGHLGDERVSVQNLQIVRVDAERGLLFVRGAVPGADGGWVEVRDAAKAVLPKEAPKPAGVRQAQAAAE, encoded by the coding sequence ATGGCTCAAGAACAATCCCGTCGCACTGGCGTCATCGCGCGCAAGGTCGGCATGATGCGCGTCTTCGGTGAAGACAACGCACACATCCCGGTGACCGTGCTCGATCTCGCTGGCTGCCAAGTTGTCGGCCGCCGCACGGTCAACGCTGAAGAGTACAAAAACTCTGCCGGCGAAGCCGTTGCGCTGAAGCCGAAGAAGTCGCGCAAGAACGACAAGGGCGGCGCGCCCGCTCGTGAAGCCAAGGGCGACGGCTATAATGCTGTGCAACTCGCTGCCGGCGCGACGAAAGCAAAGAATAAGACGGCTGCGGAACGCGGTCAGTTTGCGCGTGCCAAGGTCGAGCCGAAGGCGGTGGTTCGCGAATTCCGCGTTTCGGAAGACAATCTTCTGCCGGTCGGTGCGTTGATTTCTGCTGAACACTTCGTTCCGGGCCAGAAGGTTGATGTCGCTGGCATAAGCGTCGGTAAGGGCTTCGCCGGCGCCATGAAGCGCTGGAACTTCGGCGGTCTCCGCGCCACGCACGGCGTTTCGGTCTCGCACCGCTCGCACGGTTCGACGGGTCAACGCCAGGATCCGGGCAAGGTCTTCAAAGGCAAGAAGATGGCCGGTCACCTCGGTGACGAGCGCGTCTCTGTTCAAAATCTGCAAATCGTCCGCGTCGATGCCGAGCGCGGACTTTTGTTTGTCCGTGGTGCAGTGCCCGGCGCCGACGGCGGCTGGGTTGAAGTGCGCGACGCTGCGAAGGCCGTGCTTCCGAAGGAAGCGCCGAAGCCTGCTGGCGTTCGCCAAGCGCAAGCCGCGGCTGAGTGA
- a CDS encoding 50S ribosomal protein L23, whose product MSALNKHYDTIIAPVITEKATLLSEQNKVVFRVPLTATKKDIKEAVEALFKVKVGAVNTIVRKGKVKNFRGTPGKRSDHKNAVVTLLDGYSIDVTTGL is encoded by the coding sequence ATGAGCGCGCTCAACAAACATTACGACACCATCATCGCGCCGGTGATCACGGAAAAGGCTACTCTGCTTTCCGAGCAGAACAAGGTCGTCTTCCGCGTTCCGCTTACGGCGACGAAGAAGGACATCAAGGAAGCTGTCGAAGCTCTTTTCAAAGTCAAAGTGGGCGCGGTGAACACCATCGTCCGCAAAGGCAAGGTGAAGAACTTCCGCGGCACGCCGGGCAAGCGCTCCGACCACAAGAACGCGGTCGTGACCCTGCTCGACGGTTACTCAATTGACGTGACGACGGGGCTCTAA
- the rpsJ gene encoding 30S ribosomal protein S10, which produces MMQQNIRIRLKAFDHRTLDLSAKEIVSTAKRTGATVIGPVPLPTRIEKFTVNRSPHVDKKSREQFEIRTFKRVLDIVQPTPQTVDALMKLDLSAGVDVQIQVLG; this is translated from the coding sequence ATGATGCAGCAAAACATCCGGATCAGGCTCAAGGCCTTTGATCACCGCACGCTCGATCTGTCGGCGAAGGAAATTGTGTCGACGGCGAAGCGCACGGGCGCAACGGTGATCGGCCCGGTGCCGCTGCCGACGCGCATCGAGAAGTTCACGGTCAACCGTTCGCCTCACGTCGACAAGAAGAGCCGCGAGCAATTTGAAATCCGCACGTTCAAGCGCGTGCTCGATATCGTCCAACCGACTCCGCAAACGGTCGATGCTCTGATGAAGCTCGACCTGTCAGCTGGCGTCGACGTGCAAATCCAAGTCCTGGGTTGA
- a CDS encoding TrmH family RNA methyltransferase, whose translation MVATRNAASRLPDGIEPQILEPDAIDGMLPPGAVHQGLAVRAFPIEPQELDAICTPPDGRSVLVLDGVTDPQNVGAAFRSAVAFGARAVILQDRKSPPLTGVLAKAAAGAIETVPHARVVNLGRAIESLRSHGYVTIALEGEAELELADALEDKRPAVIVVGAEGKGLRPAVADACEKRARIPIAPALESLNVSVAAAIALYEAQRSR comes from the coding sequence GTGGTCGCGACCCGCAACGCCGCATCACGCCTGCCCGACGGCATCGAGCCGCAAATTCTCGAACCGGACGCGATCGACGGGATGCTGCCGCCCGGCGCGGTGCACCAAGGTTTGGCCGTGCGCGCCTTTCCGATTGAGCCACAGGAATTGGACGCGATCTGCACGCCGCCAGACGGGCGCAGCGTGCTGGTTCTCGATGGCGTGACGGATCCGCAGAACGTTGGCGCCGCGTTCCGCTCAGCCGTCGCGTTCGGCGCACGCGCGGTGATCCTCCAAGATCGGAAGTCACCGCCGCTGACAGGCGTGCTGGCGAAAGCCGCCGCCGGCGCGATTGAAACCGTGCCGCATGCGCGTGTCGTGAACCTCGGTCGCGCGATCGAGTCGCTGCGCTCGCACGGCTACGTCACCATCGCGCTCGAAGGTGAAGCTGAACTGGAACTCGCCGACGCGCTTGAAGACAAGCGTCCCGCCGTGATTGTCGTTGGCGCCGAGGGAAAAGGACTACGACCCGCAGTAGCCGACGCCTGCGAAAAGCGCGCACGCATCCCCATAGCACCCGCACTCGAGAGTTTGAACGTCTCAGTGGCCGCCGCGATTGCGCTCTACGAGGCTCAGCGTTCGCGCTAG
- a CDS encoding TonB-dependent receptor domain-containing protein, producing MRYLYKPALFAAASFLALPACAEEADDLVITATRLPSHAETLPADVKVIDIEQAQSRGIDTIAEALAEAPGLNVSQSGGAGQQASLFSGGANSNHTLVLFDGMRLNDPSTPGSSFDAGQDTLGALLRIEVVQGPMSAVYGSDAIGGVVNILPRHGGADPLNGQLDVWGGSFNTLAAAAGINGTLGSLRYAITGEGYASDGYDLVPERMATRTGDADGAESSTFTGVFDLDVTDGFALDLLVRHRAARADFDAFEYESAFPFREFRTDDRDIEISQNDLTVARLGATWRFSDALSLRGTGGTLAQEREERNGGVITSAYEGERGFADLTLDWVTENAALAIGIETQTEKVNIDQGFTTVIAEQDHGGVFVTAQGDLNNLTLTAAARVDDFDGFGAETTWRTGASLDVTDQVRLYASYGTSFRAPTLYERFIYFGDPNLNPERGAAWEVGGDARFVAFGEGDGIVLGLIYRNAEIEELIDFNSFFSYANIDQANIDSAEARVAFRPASWLTARLSYVYTDAQDASTGTRLLRRPQDVWNASLDFEEGAISGQVGWRRVGERSDQIYGDNGFYAGVGITPAYNVFRASAAWNFATGAQIYLAADNLTDEAYEPVDGFAGAPRNVTIGIRLRPGN from the coding sequence ATGCGTTATCTCTACAAGCCTGCGCTGTTCGCGGCCGCGTCGTTTCTCGCCCTGCCCGCTTGCGCCGAAGAGGCAGACGATCTCGTCATCACCGCCACGCGACTGCCCAGCCACGCCGAAACGCTGCCCGCGGATGTCAAAGTCATCGACATCGAACAAGCGCAAAGCAGGGGCATCGACACCATCGCCGAGGCGCTGGCGGAGGCGCCGGGTTTAAATGTCAGCCAGAGTGGCGGAGCAGGACAGCAAGCCAGCCTTTTCTCCGGCGGCGCCAATTCGAACCACACACTCGTGCTCTTCGATGGGATGCGGCTCAACGACCCCTCTACTCCCGGCTCATCATTCGACGCCGGCCAGGACACTCTCGGCGCGCTTTTGCGCATCGAAGTCGTCCAAGGGCCGATGAGCGCCGTCTACGGCTCGGATGCGATCGGTGGCGTAGTGAACATCTTGCCGCGACACGGCGGCGCTGACCCACTCAACGGCCAGCTCGATGTTTGGGGGGGCTCGTTCAACACGCTGGCTGCGGCGGCCGGGATCAACGGCACGCTCGGAAGTTTGCGCTACGCGATTACGGGCGAAGGTTACGCCAGCGACGGCTACGACTTGGTGCCAGAGCGAATGGCTACCCGCACTGGCGATGCCGATGGTGCGGAATCCAGCACGTTCACCGGCGTTTTCGACCTCGACGTCACTGACGGATTTGCGCTCGACCTGCTCGTTCGCCATCGCGCGGCACGTGCTGATTTCGACGCATTTGAATACGAAAGCGCGTTTCCATTTCGAGAGTTCCGCACAGACGATCGTGACATCGAAATCTCGCAGAATGATCTGACTGTCGCCCGGTTAGGCGCCACGTGGCGTTTCAGCGACGCACTGTCGCTACGCGGAACGGGCGGGACGTTGGCGCAAGAGCGCGAGGAACGGAACGGCGGCGTGATAACATCCGCCTATGAGGGTGAACGCGGATTTGCTGATCTCACACTCGACTGGGTGACCGAGAATGCCGCGCTCGCCATCGGCATTGAAACTCAAACTGAGAAGGTAAACATCGACCAAGGTTTTACAACGGTCATCGCCGAGCAAGATCACGGCGGCGTCTTCGTCACCGCTCAGGGCGATCTCAACAACCTTACGCTCACAGCAGCAGCGCGCGTCGATGACTTCGACGGTTTTGGCGCAGAGACAACATGGCGCACCGGCGCCTCATTGGATGTGACCGATCAAGTGCGCCTGTACGCTTCGTACGGCACATCATTTCGCGCACCGACGCTCTACGAACGCTTTATCTATTTCGGCGATCCGAACCTCAACCCAGAGCGCGGCGCGGCATGGGAAGTCGGCGGCGATGCGCGCTTTGTCGCGTTCGGTGAAGGCGACGGCATTGTGTTGGGTTTAATCTATCGCAACGCGGAAATTGAGGAGCTGATCGATTTCAATTCGTTCTTCAGCTACGCCAACATCGATCAGGCCAACATCGATAGCGCCGAAGCGCGTGTTGCGTTTCGGCCCGCATCATGGCTCACGGCGCGGCTGTCTTATGTCTACACGGATGCGCAAGACGCCAGTACGGGCACAAGGCTCTTGAGGCGGCCGCAAGACGTTTGGAATGCGTCCCTCGATTTCGAGGAGGGCGCGATCTCTGGCCAAGTGGGCTGGCGCCGCGTGGGCGAGCGCTCCGATCAAATCTATGGTGACAACGGCTTTTACGCCGGTGTGGGGATCACGCCCGCTTACAATGTGTTTCGCGCATCCGCTGCCTGGAACTTCGCCACCGGCGCGCAAATCTATCTCGCTGCCGACAATCTAACCGACGAGGCATACGAGCCGGTCGACGGTTTTGCTGGCGCGCCGCGCAACGTCACTATCGGCATTCGCCTGCGCCCGGGAAACTGA
- the rpsC gene encoding 30S ribosomal protein S3, which translates to MGQKVNPIGLRLGVNRTWDSRWYANTKDYARLLHEDIKIRAFLREKLNAAGISKIIIERPLKKCRVTVHTAKPGVVIGKKGADIEKLRKELAKMAPGAEVHLNLVEVRKPETDAMLVAEGVAQQLERRVAFRRAMKRAMQSAMRLGAQGIRINVSGRLGGAEIARMEWYREGRVPLHTLRADVDYGFTEADTAYGKIGVKVWVFKGEILEHDPMAQDKRSLETGESRERRDRDDRGPRGPREDRPPGDRPRRGRRPSRDEAGSESEA; encoded by the coding sequence ATGGGTCAGAAAGTCAATCCGATCGGTCTGCGCCTGGGCGTGAACCGCACGTGGGATTCGCGTTGGTACGCCAACACAAAGGACTACGCGCGTCTCCTCCACGAAGACATCAAGATCCGCGCATTCCTTCGCGAGAAGCTGAATGCCGCCGGCATCTCGAAAATCATCATCGAGCGTCCGCTGAAGAAGTGCCGCGTCACGGTTCACACCGCAAAGCCGGGCGTCGTCATCGGCAAGAAGGGCGCTGACATCGAGAAGCTCCGCAAGGAACTCGCGAAGATGGCGCCTGGCGCCGAGGTTCACTTGAACCTCGTTGAAGTCCGCAAGCCGGAAACCGACGCTATGCTGGTCGCCGAAGGCGTCGCCCAGCAGCTCGAGCGTCGCGTTGCGTTCCGCCGCGCCATGAAGCGCGCGATGCAGTCGGCCATGCGCCTCGGCGCGCAAGGCATCCGCATCAACGTTTCGGGCCGTCTCGGCGGCGCAGAAATCGCGCGCATGGAATGGTATCGCGAAGGCCGCGTGCCGTTGCACACGCTGCGTGCTGACGTCGATTACGGCTTCACCGAAGCCGACACCGCGTACGGCAAGATCGGCGTGAAGGTTTGGGTCTTCAAAGGCGAGATCCTTGAGCACGATCCGATGGCGCAAGATAAGCGTTCGCTCGAAACCGGCGAGAGCCGTGAGCGTCGCGATCGCGATGACCGTGGCCCGCGTGGCCCGCGCGAAGATCGTCCGCCGGGCGACCGTCCGCGTCGTGGCCGCCGCCCGTCGCGTGATGAAGCTGGCTCAGAGTCGGAGGCATAA
- the tuf gene encoding elongation factor Tu — translation MAKEKFERTKPHCNIGTIGHVDHGKTTLTAAITMVLAKKGGAKAMAYADIDAAPEEKARGITINTAHVEYETADRHYAHVDCPGHADYVKNMITGAAQMDGGILVVSAADGPMPQTREHILLARQVGVPALVVFMNKVDMVDDAELLDLVEMEVRELLSSYDFPGDDIPIVKGSALAAVEGRDAPIGEDAIMSLMTAVDTYIPQPARPLDMPFLMPVEDVFSISGRGTVVTGRVEKGVVKVGEEIEIIGIRPTVKTTCTGVEMFRKLLDQGQAGDNIGALLRGVDREGVERGQVLAKPGSITPHKKFEAEVYVLTKEEGGRHTPFFTNYRPQFYFRTTDVTGIVALPAGVEMVMPGDNIKMVVELINPIAMDQGLRFAIREGGRTVGSGVVAKVIE, via the coding sequence ATGGCCAAGGAAAAGTTCGAGCGGACAAAGCCGCACTGCAACATCGGCACGATCGGCCACGTCGATCACGGCAAGACCACGCTCACAGCGGCCATCACGATGGTTCTGGCCAAGAAGGGTGGCGCCAAGGCTATGGCGTACGCCGACATCGACGCTGCCCCGGAAGAAAAGGCCCGCGGCATCACGATCAACACGGCGCACGTCGAGTACGAAACGGCTGATCGTCACTACGCGCACGTCGATTGCCCCGGCCACGCTGACTACGTGAAGAACATGATCACCGGCGCCGCCCAAATGGACGGCGGCATCCTGGTTGTGTCCGCCGCCGACGGCCCGATGCCGCAAACGCGCGAGCACATCCTGCTCGCACGTCAGGTCGGCGTTCCGGCGCTGGTCGTGTTTATGAACAAGGTCGACATGGTCGACGACGCGGAACTGCTGGACCTCGTCGAAATGGAAGTGCGCGAGCTACTCTCGTCGTACGACTTCCCTGGCGATGATATCCCGATCGTGAAGGGCTCAGCCCTCGCCGCCGTCGAAGGCCGCGATGCGCCGATCGGCGAAGACGCGATCATGAGCCTCATGACCGCCGTCGACACCTACATCCCGCAGCCGGCGCGTCCGCTGGACATGCCGTTCCTGATGCCGGTCGAAGACGTGTTCTCGATTTCGGGTCGCGGCACGGTCGTCACGGGCCGCGTCGAAAAGGGCGTTGTGAAGGTTGGCGAGGAAATCGAAATCATCGGCATCCGTCCGACGGTTAAGACGACCTGCACCGGCGTTGAAATGTTCCGCAAGCTGCTCGATCAAGGTCAAGCTGGCGACAACATCGGCGCGCTGCTCCGCGGCGTTGACCGTGAAGGCGTTGAGCGCGGTCAGGTTCTGGCCAAGCCGGGTTCGATCACGCCGCACAAGAAGTTCGAAGCCGAAGTGTACGTGCTGACGAAGGAAGAAGGCGGCCGTCACACGCCGTTCTTCACAAACTATCGTCCGCAATTTTACTTCCGTACGACGGACGTGACGGGCATCGTCGCGCTCCCGGCTGGCGTCGAAATGGTCATGCCTGGCGACAACATTAAGATGGTCGTCGAGCTCATCAACCCGATCGCCATGGACCAAGGTCTCCGCTTCGCTATTCGCGAAGGCGGTCGCACCGTCGGTTCGGGCGTCGTGGCGAAGGTCATCGAATAG